Proteins found in one Hypericibacter terrae genomic segment:
- a CDS encoding DUF1330 domain-containing protein — MKAYTITQLEVTDPVPYEAYRKDVLATIAAFGGRFLVRGGKVTKLEGDWPFPRTVVIEFPSREAAEGWYHSPAYQKILPLRLKASRGNFIIVDGAE; from the coding sequence ATGAAGGCCTATACCATCACGCAGCTCGAGGTCACCGATCCGGTCCCCTACGAGGCCTATCGCAAGGATGTGCTGGCGACGATCGCGGCGTTCGGCGGGCGTTTCCTGGTGCGGGGCGGGAAGGTGACGAAGCTCGAGGGCGACTGGCCCTTCCCCCGCACGGTCGTGATCGAGTTCCCGTCGCGCGAGGCGGCCGAGGGCTGGTACCACTCCCCGGCCTATCAGAAGATCCTGCCGCTGCGCCTCAAGGCCAGCCGCGGGAATTTCATCATCGTCGACGGCGCCGAGTAG
- a CDS encoding succinate dehydrogenase assembly factor 2, translated as MSDQDRAQRLSRLRYRSWRRGTREMDLMLGPFADRHLAAMNETELAAYERLLDESDPNLMIWLTGQAEPPPDMDTDLRAVLRRAADGIEQGSAAAAGQRKTY; from the coding sequence ATGTCCGATCAGGATCGAGCGCAGCGCTTAAGCCGGTTGCGCTATCGCAGCTGGCGCCGGGGCACGCGCGAGATGGACCTGATGCTGGGCCCCTTCGCCGATCGCCATCTGGCCGCGATGAACGAGACCGAACTGGCAGCCTATGAACGGCTCCTCGACGAGAGCGACCCCAATTTGATGATCTGGTTGACCGGGCAAGCCGAACCGCCTCCCGACATGGATACCGATCTGCGCGCCGTCCTGCGCCGGGCGGCCGACGGGATCGAACAAGGCAGCGCCGCCGCTGCCGGACAGCGCAAGACCTATTGA
- a CDS encoding DMT family transporter, translated as MGETRRGQEGLGILLLVGSAVAFSTAGYFTRLIPVDVWTLLFWRGIFAGLFVMGVLVWQHGADAWRSIPAMGLPGLSVTALSSSGMIFFIHAFRHTSVADVAIVYAAAPFVTAGIAWLWLRERPSRGTLIASAIAFVGVVVMMGGAFRLGNMLGDLFALAMTLSLSLMMVVLRRHGDRPMTAAAGLSPLLTALLVLPFATPGGVGSIDIWHLALFGVLQNGIGLLLITWGTKMLPAAQGALIGALDAPLAPVWVWLAFNEIPPTLTLMGGAIVMLAVLGHLLGDRRSAVLAQTDSP; from the coding sequence ATGGGCGAGACCCGCCGGGGCCAGGAGGGGCTGGGAATCCTGCTGCTGGTGGGCTCGGCGGTGGCGTTCAGCACCGCCGGCTATTTCACCCGCCTGATCCCCGTCGATGTCTGGACCCTGCTATTCTGGCGCGGGATTTTCGCCGGGCTCTTCGTCATGGGCGTGCTGGTCTGGCAGCATGGCGCCGACGCCTGGCGGTCGATCCCGGCGATGGGGCTCCCGGGCCTTTCCGTCACCGCGCTGTCGAGCAGCGGCATGATCTTCTTCATCCATGCCTTCCGCCATACCAGCGTCGCCGATGTCGCCATCGTCTATGCGGCTGCACCCTTCGTGACCGCCGGCATCGCCTGGCTCTGGCTGCGAGAGCGGCCGTCGCGCGGCACCTTGATCGCCAGCGCCATTGCCTTCGTCGGGGTCGTCGTCATGATGGGGGGCGCCTTCCGGTTGGGCAACATGCTGGGCGATCTGTTCGCCCTGGCGATGACGCTGTCGCTGTCCCTGATGATGGTCGTGCTGCGCCGCCATGGGGATCGCCCGATGACCGCCGCGGCAGGCCTGTCACCTTTGCTGACGGCCTTGCTGGTGCTGCCCTTCGCGACGCCAGGCGGGGTCGGCTCCATCGACATTTGGCATCTGGCGCTCTTCGGCGTGCTGCAGAACGGGATCGGGCTGCTGCTCATCACCTGGGGCACGAAGATGCTGCCAGCGGCCCAGGGCGCCCTCATCGGCGCGCTCGATGCGCCGCTGGCCCCGGTCTGGGTCTGGCTCGCTTTCAACGAGATCCCGCCGACCCTGACATTGATGGGCGGCGCCATCGTGATGCTGGCGGTGCTGGGCCATCTGTTGGGCGACCGGCGCTCTGCCGTCTTGGCACAAACGGACTCGCCTTAG
- a CDS encoding flavin reductase family protein, producing the protein MFYETAHFEEKKAELGLGRSPFKALVVPRPIGWISTVSPGGVPNLAPFSFFNAISEDPDMVMFCPGGSKADRAIKDTHFNVEATKEFVCNLTTWDTREAMNATSARLPADTDEFAFARLTPAPSRLVKPPRVAEAPVHLECRYWKTVPLPSRDPHESYVMILGEVLGVHIDDSLIRDGRVDIASAKPIARLGYSEYAVVTEAFRMRRPE; encoded by the coding sequence ATGTTCTACGAGACCGCGCATTTCGAGGAGAAGAAGGCCGAGCTTGGCCTGGGCCGAAGCCCGTTCAAGGCCCTGGTGGTGCCGCGGCCGATCGGCTGGATCAGCACGGTCAGCCCCGGCGGCGTTCCCAACCTCGCGCCCTTCAGCTTCTTCAATGCCATCTCCGAAGATCCCGACATGGTCATGTTCTGCCCCGGCGGCTCGAAGGCCGACCGGGCGATCAAGGACACGCATTTCAATGTCGAGGCGACCAAGGAATTCGTCTGCAATCTCACGACCTGGGATACGCGCGAGGCGATGAACGCGACCTCGGCCCGGTTGCCGGCCGATACCGACGAGTTCGCCTTCGCCAGGCTGACGCCGGCGCCCTCGCGGCTGGTGAAGCCGCCGCGCGTGGCCGAAGCGCCGGTCCATCTCGAATGCCGCTATTGGAAGACGGTCCCGTTGCCGAGCCGCGATCCGCACGAATCCTATGTGATGATCCTGGGCGAGGTGCTGGGCGTCCATATCGACGATTCCCTCATCCGCGACGGCCGCGTCGATATCGCTTCGGCCAAGCCGATCGCACGGCTGGGCTATTCGGAATATGCCGTGGTCACCGAAGCCTTCCGCATGCGCCGTCCGGAGTGA
- the recG gene encoding ATP-dependent DNA helicase RecG, translating to MRPEILFPLFAPVTSLPGVGPRIGKLIEQLAGPRVVDLCWHLPSGLVDRRFSPALAEAPEGAIITVAVTVDRHEKPRTPRLPYRVRCHDATGSLTLVFFNAKSDWLEKTLPIGETRVVSGRVERYQGELQMAHPDHVVPEAEAETVRRVEPVYPLTAGLTPRLLAKAIRAAVDRAPELPEWIDADYLKRQGWASWRSSLTTAHSPGELADLEPSTLARQRLAFDELLASQLALALVRARQRKLVGRRLKGDGAIRARIAKALPFSLTGSQKTAIQEIEADMAGPAPMLRLLQGDVGSGKTVVALMAMAIAVEAGAQAALLAPTEILARQHLATISPLAEAAGLRVGLLTGRDRAKARADTLAGLADGSIPIVVGTHALVQEDVEFRDLGLAVIDEQHRFGVHQRLLLAEKGKGADVLVMTATPIPRTLMLTAYGDLDVSRLTEKPAGRQPIDTRAVPLDRIEEVVAAVGRGIADGARAYWICPLVEESEAVDLANAEARFADLSQRLPVRVGLVHGQQKTAERDAAMTAFSRGDIDILVATTVVEVGVDVPAATIMVIEHAERFGLAQLHQLRGRIGRGAKRSTCLLLYQAPLGETAKARLKILRETDDGFRIAEEDLRLRGAGELLGTRQSGLPDFKLANIAQHGELLAAARDDARLILERDPDLAAARGQALRVLLYLFERDAVVKTVRSG from the coding sequence TTGCGCCCCGAAATCCTCTTTCCCCTGTTCGCCCCGGTCACATCCCTGCCGGGCGTGGGCCCACGGATCGGCAAGCTGATCGAGCAGCTGGCCGGGCCCCGGGTGGTGGATCTCTGCTGGCATCTGCCGAGCGGACTGGTGGATCGGCGCTTCTCGCCGGCCCTCGCCGAGGCGCCCGAGGGCGCCATCATCACCGTGGCGGTGACCGTGGACCGGCATGAGAAGCCGCGCACCCCGCGCCTGCCCTACCGGGTCCGCTGCCATGACGCGACCGGCAGCCTGACCCTGGTCTTCTTCAACGCCAAGTCCGACTGGCTGGAAAAGACCCTGCCGATCGGCGAAACCCGGGTGGTGAGCGGCCGGGTCGAGCGGTACCAGGGCGAGCTGCAGATGGCCCATCCGGACCATGTGGTGCCCGAAGCGGAGGCCGAGACCGTGCGGCGGGTCGAGCCAGTCTATCCGCTGACGGCGGGGCTGACGCCGCGGCTCCTGGCCAAGGCAATCCGCGCCGCGGTCGATCGCGCGCCCGAGCTCCCCGAATGGATTGACGCCGACTATCTGAAGCGGCAGGGCTGGGCCAGTTGGCGCAGCAGCCTGACCACGGCCCACAGCCCGGGGGAGCTGGCCGATCTCGAGCCGTCGACCCTGGCTCGCCAGCGGCTCGCCTTCGACGAGCTGCTGGCGAGCCAGCTCGCCCTGGCGTTGGTGCGCGCACGGCAACGAAAACTCGTCGGCCGGCGGCTCAAGGGCGACGGTGCCATCCGCGCCCGGATCGCGAAGGCACTCCCCTTCTCCCTCACCGGATCGCAGAAGACGGCGATCCAGGAAATCGAAGCCGACATGGCGGGGCCGGCGCCGATGCTGCGGCTGCTCCAAGGCGATGTCGGCAGCGGCAAGACCGTCGTGGCGCTGATGGCGATGGCGATCGCCGTCGAAGCGGGCGCGCAAGCCGCGCTCCTGGCGCCGACCGAGATCCTCGCGCGCCAGCATCTGGCCACCATTTCGCCGCTGGCCGAAGCCGCAGGGCTGCGCGTCGGGCTGCTGACGGGTCGCGACCGTGCCAAGGCACGCGCCGACACGCTGGCGGGTCTTGCCGACGGTTCGATCCCGATCGTGGTCGGCACCCATGCGCTGGTCCAGGAGGATGTCGAGTTCCGCGACCTGGGCCTGGCGGTGATCGACGAGCAGCATCGCTTCGGCGTGCATCAAAGGCTGCTGCTGGCCGAAAAAGGCAAAGGCGCGGACGTGCTGGTGATGACGGCGACACCGATCCCGCGCACGCTGATGCTGACCGCCTATGGCGATCTCGATGTCTCGCGCTTGACCGAGAAGCCGGCGGGGCGCCAGCCGATCGACACACGCGCCGTGCCGCTCGACCGCATCGAGGAGGTGGTGGCCGCGGTCGGGCGCGGCATCGCCGACGGCGCGCGGGCCTATTGGATCTGTCCGCTGGTCGAAGAATCCGAGGCGGTCGATCTCGCCAATGCCGAGGCGCGCTTCGCCGATCTGTCACAACGGTTGCCGGTGCGGGTCGGGCTGGTGCATGGCCAGCAAAAGACCGCCGAGCGCGACGCCGCCATGACGGCTTTCTCGCGCGGCGACATCGACATTCTTGTGGCCACCACCGTGGTCGAGGTCGGCGTCGACGTGCCGGCCGCGACCATCATGGTGATCGAGCATGCGGAGCGGTTCGGCCTGGCGCAGCTTCATCAGCTGCGCGGGCGCATCGGCCGCGGCGCCAAGCGCTCGACCTGTCTCCTGCTCTACCAGGCGCCGCTGGGCGAGACGGCCAAGGCGCGCCTCAAGATCCTCCGCGAAACCGACGACGGCTTCCGCATTGCGGAGGAGGATCTGCGGCTGCGCGGTGCCGGCGAATTGTTGGGCACGCGGCAGAGCGGCCTGCCCGACTTCAAGCTGGCGAACATCGCCCAGCATGGTGAGCTCCTCGCCGCCGCGCGCGACGATGCGCGCCTCATCCTCGAACGCGACCCCGACCTCGCCGCCGCGCGCGGCCAGGCCCTGCGGGTGCTGCTCTATCTCTTCGAGCGCGACGCGGTGGTGAAGACGGTGCGCTCGGGCTAA
- the mfd gene encoding transcription-repair coupling factor yields the protein MPISLEHAGLVPVGGAPEGFDALIIADLARRARKGAARPGGELLHVARDDARMARLIDALRFADPEIEIVDFPAWDCLPYDRVSPHRDIVGRRVDALTRLRLPRAADAPARVVVTTVAALLQRLPPRSSFEGQTLRLEPGATLEPKALTEFLVARGYLRAETVNEVGEFAVRGGIIDLFPPASPAPLRVDFFGDTIESLRAFDPLNQRSQDKLASFEIKPIGEARLDAAAIERFRTGFRAAFGGVAGDDPLYEAISAGRLYAGMEHWLPLFLPAMETLPDYLPEALITLDHQAEEARDARLDMIRDFYQARRQLERAEETGGVPYRPLPPDRLYINASDWDDWMESRPVAAFTPFAMPEDAAGWQDAGGKAGRDFADVRTSAPATLFAAVVEHLAQARLPRRHVAVAAMSEGSRDRLEHLLAEHGLEKHERVADLAGVRRLPRDRVAFAVLGLEHGFETPDLVVLAEQDILGDRLVRPTQRRKKTDQFLTELANFSHGDLVVHVEHGVGRYEGIETLEIGGAPHDCLKVIYDGGDKLYVPVENIDVLSRFGSEDLPVPLDKLGGAGWQARKARVKQRLREIAAQLIKTAAARAVHPGVTLSPPEGLYDEFAARFPYAETEDQQRAIDEVTLDLASGRPMDRLVCGDVGFGKTEVALRAAFIAAASGYQVAVVTPTTLLCRQHTKTFTERFAGLPLRVAQLSRLVTPKDANQTKADIKAGKVDIVVGTHSLLAKSVEFANLGLMIVDEEQHFGVAQKERLKELRADVHVLTLTATPIPRTLQLALSGVREMSLIATPPVDRLAVRTFVLPYDPVVIREAILREHFRGGQSFYVVPRIEDLDKVAERLRNLVPEIKFVMAHGRMAPTHLEKAMTAFYDRQYDMLLATNIIESGLDIPTANTMVIHRSDMFGLAQLYQLRGRIGRSKQRGYAYLTLPPGRVLNPTAAKRLQVMQTLDTLGAGFTLASHDLDIRGAGNLLGDEQSGHIREVGVELYQQMLEDAVKEARGQAKAAQEWTPQISIGMPVLIPENYVADLGVRLGLYRRIATLVDKTEIDAFGAELIDRFGPLPPEVENLLGIIAIKQLCRQAGIEKVDAGPKGVVLSFRNNRFAKPAELIAFINRKQDEVSVRPDHKLVWRQEWKDPNRRVQGVQGLLAHLAKMAA from the coding sequence ATGCCGATTTCATTGGAGCATGCAGGGCTGGTCCCGGTCGGCGGGGCGCCTGAGGGGTTCGACGCCCTCATCATCGCCGATTTGGCCCGACGCGCGCGCAAGGGCGCCGCCAGGCCGGGCGGCGAGCTGCTGCATGTCGCGCGCGACGATGCGCGCATGGCCCGGCTGATCGACGCGCTGCGCTTTGCCGATCCCGAGATCGAGATCGTCGATTTCCCGGCCTGGGACTGCCTGCCCTATGACCGCGTCTCGCCCCATCGCGACATCGTCGGCAGGCGCGTCGATGCGCTGACGCGGCTGCGCCTGCCGCGAGCCGCCGACGCGCCGGCGCGCGTGGTGGTGACGACGGTGGCGGCCCTGCTGCAGCGCCTGCCGCCGCGCAGCAGCTTCGAGGGCCAGACCCTGCGGCTGGAGCCGGGGGCCACGCTGGAGCCCAAGGCCCTGACCGAGTTCCTGGTCGCGCGTGGCTATCTGCGTGCCGAGACGGTCAACGAGGTCGGCGAGTTCGCCGTGCGCGGCGGCATCATCGACCTCTTCCCGCCGGCTTCGCCAGCCCCTCTGCGCGTGGATTTCTTCGGCGACACGATCGAGAGCCTGCGCGCCTTCGATCCCCTGAATCAGCGCAGCCAGGACAAGCTTGCCAGCTTCGAGATCAAGCCGATCGGCGAGGCCCGTCTCGATGCTGCGGCGATCGAACGTTTCCGCACCGGCTTTCGCGCGGCCTTCGGCGGCGTCGCCGGCGACGATCCGCTCTATGAGGCGATCAGCGCCGGGCGCCTCTATGCCGGCATGGAGCATTGGCTGCCGCTGTTCCTGCCCGCGATGGAGACCCTGCCGGATTACCTGCCCGAGGCCCTGATCACACTGGATCACCAGGCCGAGGAGGCGCGCGACGCCCGCCTCGACATGATCCGCGACTTCTACCAGGCGCGCCGGCAGCTCGAGCGCGCCGAGGAAACCGGTGGCGTGCCCTATCGTCCGCTGCCGCCCGATCGCCTCTACATCAATGCCAGCGACTGGGACGATTGGATGGAGAGCCGCCCGGTCGCGGCCTTCACGCCTTTCGCCATGCCGGAGGATGCGGCCGGCTGGCAGGATGCCGGCGGCAAGGCCGGCCGCGATTTCGCCGATGTGCGCACGAGCGCGCCCGCGACGCTGTTCGCCGCCGTGGTCGAGCATCTGGCACAGGCGCGCCTGCCGCGCCGCCATGTGGCGGTCGCCGCCATGAGCGAAGGCAGCCGCGACCGGCTGGAGCATCTGCTGGCCGAGCATGGCCTCGAGAAGCATGAGCGCGTGGCCGATCTCGCCGGCGTTCGCCGCCTGCCGCGCGACCGCGTCGCCTTCGCCGTGCTGGGTCTCGAGCATGGGTTCGAGACCCCGGACCTGGTGGTGCTGGCCGAGCAGGACATCCTCGGCGACCGGCTGGTGCGCCCGACCCAGCGGCGCAAGAAGACCGACCAGTTCCTGACCGAGCTCGCCAATTTCTCGCATGGCGACCTGGTCGTGCATGTCGAGCATGGCGTCGGCCGCTATGAAGGGATCGAGACGCTCGAGATCGGTGGCGCCCCTCATGACTGCCTCAAGGTCATCTATGACGGCGGCGACAAGCTTTATGTGCCGGTCGAGAACATCGACGTGCTGTCGCGCTTCGGCTCCGAGGATCTGCCGGTGCCGCTCGACAAGCTGGGCGGGGCCGGCTGGCAGGCCCGGAAGGCGCGGGTCAAGCAGCGCCTGCGCGAGATCGCGGCCCAGCTCATCAAGACGGCCGCCGCGCGCGCCGTCCATCCGGGCGTGACCCTGTCGCCGCCCGAGGGGCTCTATGACGAGTTCGCGGCCCGCTTCCCCTATGCGGAAACCGAGGACCAGCAGCGCGCGATCGACGAAGTCACGCTCGATCTGGCCTCGGGCCGGCCGATGGACCGCCTGGTCTGCGGCGATGTCGGCTTCGGCAAGACCGAGGTCGCCTTGCGCGCCGCCTTCATCGCCGCCGCCTCGGGCTATCAGGTCGCGGTAGTGACGCCGACGACGCTGCTCTGCCGGCAGCATACCAAGACCTTCACCGAGCGCTTCGCCGGCCTGCCGCTGCGCGTGGCGCAGCTCTCGCGCCTGGTCACGCCCAAGGATGCGAACCAGACCAAGGCCGACATCAAGGCCGGCAAGGTCGATATCGTGGTCGGGACCCATTCGCTCCTGGCCAAGAGCGTCGAGTTCGCCAATCTGGGCCTGATGATCGTCGACGAGGAGCAGCATTTCGGCGTGGCGCAGAAAGAGCGCCTCAAGGAACTGCGCGCCGATGTCCATGTGCTGACTCTGACGGCGACGCCGATCCCGCGCACCTTGCAGCTCGCCCTCTCCGGCGTGCGCGAGATGAGCCTGATCGCGACCCCGCCGGTCGACCGGCTGGCGGTGCGGACCTTCGTGCTGCCCTATGATCCGGTGGTGATCCGCGAGGCCATCCTGCGCGAGCATTTCCGCGGCGGGCAGAGCTTCTATGTGGTGCCGCGGATCGAGGATCTGGACAAGGTCGCCGAGCGGCTGCGCAACCTGGTGCCGGAGATCAAGTTCGTGATGGCGCATGGGCGCATGGCGCCAACCCACCTCGAGAAGGCGATGACGGCCTTCTACGACCGGCAATACGACATGCTGCTCGCGACCAACATCATCGAGAGCGGGCTGGACATCCCGACCGCCAACACGATGGTGATCCACCGCTCCGATATGTTCGGCCTGGCGCAGCTCTATCAGCTGCGCGGCCGCATCGGGCGCTCGAAGCAGCGGGGATATGCCTATCTGACCCTGCCGCCGGGCCGCGTGCTCAACCCGACCGCCGCCAAGCGGCTCCAGGTGATGCAGACGCTCGATACGCTGGGCGCGGGCTTCACGCTCGCCAGCCACGATCTCGATATCCGCGGCGCCGGCAATCTGCTGGGCGACGAGCAGTCCGGCCATATCCGCGAGGTCGGCGTCGAGCTCTATCAGCAGATGCTGGAAGATGCCGTCAAGGAAGCCCGCGGCCAGGCCAAGGCGGCGCAGGAATGGACCCCGCAGATCAGCATCGGCATGCCGGTGCTGATCCCGGAGAACTACGTCGCCGATCTCGGCGTGCGGCTGGGGCTCTATCGCCGCATCGCGACGCTGGTGGACAAGACCGAGATCGACGCCTTCGGCGCCGAGCTCATCGACCGCTTCGGGCCGCTGCCGCCCGAGGTCGAGAATCTCCTGGGCATCATCGCCATCAAGCAGCTCTGCCGCCAGGCGGGGATCGAGAAGGTCGATGCCGGCCCCAAGGGCGTGGTGCTCTCCTTCCGCAACAACCGCTTCGCCAAGCCGGCCGAGCTCATCGCCTTCATCAATCGCAAGCAGGACGAGGTTTCGGTGCGGCCCGACCATAAGCTGGTCTGGCGCCAGGAATGGAAGGATCCGAACCGGCGGGTCCAGGGCGTACAGGGCCTGCTCGCCCATTTGGCCAAGATGGCGGCGTAA
- a CDS encoding DUF1330 domain-containing protein, translating to MKAYCIFQEDITDPAGFDAYRKEVMPTLAPFGGKFIVRGGRFTKVEGDMPYGRVVVVEFASREAAEGWYHSPAYQKLVPLRLKASRGSLIIIDGAE from the coding sequence ATGAAGGCCTATTGCATCTTTCAGGAAGACATCACCGACCCGGCCGGCTTCGATGCCTACCGCAAGGAGGTCATGCCGACACTGGCGCCCTTCGGCGGCAAGTTCATCGTTCGCGGCGGCAGATTCACGAAGGTCGAAGGCGACATGCCCTATGGCCGCGTCGTCGTGGTCGAGTTCGCGTCACGCGAGGCGGCCGAGGGCTGGTACCATTCGCCGGCCTATCAGAAGCTCGTGCCCCTGCGCCTCAAGGCCAGCCGCGGCAGCCTTATCATCATCGATGGAGCGGAGTAG
- a CDS encoding DsbA family oxidoreductase, with the protein MQLDIFSDTICPWCYVGKRRLERALKTRPQSDIAIAWRAFQLNPTMPAEGMDRRSYMESKFGTPERARRIHEAVATAGAGEGIAFAFDRIKRTPNTVMSHRLLRFAHRYDLQSPVLDGLFQAYFEDGLDTGDADVLTAIGGAAGLPEEEARRFLLSGDERDMVLAEDQLARRQGINGVPCFIFNGRFALSGAQEPEALFQLFDLAREDDTERRQASYN; encoded by the coding sequence ATGCAGCTCGATATCTTCTCCGACACCATCTGCCCCTGGTGCTATGTCGGCAAGCGCCGGCTGGAGCGGGCCCTGAAGACGCGGCCCCAGAGCGACATCGCGATCGCCTGGCGGGCCTTCCAGCTGAACCCGACCATGCCCGCCGAGGGCATGGATCGGCGCAGCTACATGGAATCGAAGTTCGGCACGCCCGAGCGGGCCCGGCGCATCCATGAGGCGGTGGCAACCGCCGGGGCCGGCGAAGGCATCGCCTTCGCCTTCGACCGCATCAAGCGGACCCCGAACACGGTGATGTCGCACCGGCTGCTGCGCTTCGCTCATCGATACGATCTGCAGAGCCCGGTGCTGGACGGGCTGTTCCAGGCCTATTTCGAGGACGGGCTGGACACCGGCGATGCCGACGTCCTGACCGCCATCGGCGGCGCAGCCGGACTTCCCGAGGAGGAGGCCCGCCGGTTCCTGTTGAGCGGCGACGAGCGCGACATGGTGCTGGCGGAGGATCAGCTGGCCCGGCGGCAGGGAATCAATGGCGTGCCCTGCTTCATCTTCAACGGCCGCTTCGCGCTCTCCGGCGCCCAGGAACCCGAGGCGCTGTTCCAGCTCTTCGACCTCGCCCGCGAGGATGACACCGAGCGCCGGCAGGCGAGTTATAATTGA
- a CDS encoding class I SAM-dependent methyltransferase, whose protein sequence is MTVETSVAQHYRHGSLERAILLALEASGKDPAQLTPADLAPIDEFHIGGRPATVEFMAQLGIEPDMRVLDIGCGIGGASRHVAQTYGCQVEGIDLTAEYVEVAALLAKRVGLSESVSYRQASAVDLPFEVGTFDRAYMLHVGMNIADKRRLMAGVARVLKPGGVFGIYDVMREADGDLVFPLPWASDPAFSFVDSAERYRTCLSEAGFAVERERNRRDFAIEFFRQMQEKAAAGGPPPLGLHILMGETAPQKVANILVNLKAGRIAPVEIVGRKRG, encoded by the coding sequence ATGACTGTCGAGACCAGTGTTGCGCAGCATTACCGTCATGGCTCGCTCGAGCGGGCGATCCTGTTGGCGCTGGAAGCCTCGGGCAAGGATCCGGCCCAGCTGACGCCCGCCGATCTGGCACCGATCGACGAGTTCCATATCGGCGGCCGGCCGGCGACGGTCGAGTTCATGGCGCAGCTTGGTATCGAGCCGGATATGCGCGTGCTCGATATCGGCTGCGGCATCGGCGGCGCCTCGCGCCATGTGGCGCAGACCTATGGCTGCCAGGTCGAGGGCATCGATCTGACCGCGGAGTATGTCGAGGTCGCTGCCCTGCTGGCCAAGCGAGTCGGGCTCTCGGAGAGCGTCTCCTATCGCCAGGCGAGCGCGGTCGATCTGCCGTTCGAGGTGGGCACCTTCGACCGGGCCTATATGCTCCATGTCGGCATGAACATCGCGGACAAGCGCCGCCTGATGGCGGGCGTGGCGCGCGTCCTCAAGCCGGGCGGCGTCTTCGGCATCTATGACGTGATGCGGGAGGCCGACGGCGATCTGGTTTTTCCGCTGCCCTGGGCGTCCGATCCCGCCTTCAGCTTCGTGGACAGCGCCGAGCGATATCGAACCTGTCTGAGCGAAGCCGGGTTTGCGGTCGAGCGTGAGCGCAACCGGCGCGATTTCGCGATCGAGTTCTTCCGTCAGATGCAGGAGAAGGCCGCTGCCGGCGGGCCGCCGCCCTTGGGCCTGCATATCCTGATGGGCGAGACCGCGCCGCAGAAGGTCGCGAACATCCTGGTCAATCTGAAGGCCGGTCGCATCGCTCCCGTCGAGATCGTCGGCCGAAAGCGCGGCTGA
- a CDS encoding helix-turn-helix transcriptional regulator produces the protein MRRADRLFDIIQALRGAKGPMTASDLAERLEVTPRTVYRDIATLQARQVPIEGAAGLGYLLRQGYDLPPLMFTAEEIEAILVGALLTRRTGDPGLKAAADSVLSKITAVLPSALQDQMASPSFFVSEHGASAPAIADMALIRRAIRNRNKLQIDYLDREGEPTTRRIWPIAVAYFVEVTLVCAWCELRQDYRHFRADRIQSLKVSEETFSTDGGRLLKDWPEWFRVTKG, from the coding sequence ATGCGGCGCGCCGACCGGCTGTTCGACATCATCCAGGCATTGCGCGGGGCCAAGGGCCCGATGACCGCTTCCGATCTGGCGGAGCGGCTGGAAGTGACGCCGCGCACGGTCTATCGCGACATCGCCACGCTGCAGGCACGCCAGGTGCCGATCGAGGGCGCGGCGGGGCTGGGCTATCTGCTGCGCCAGGGCTACGACCTGCCGCCCCTGATGTTCACGGCCGAAGAAATCGAGGCGATCCTGGTGGGAGCGCTCCTGACAAGGCGCACCGGGGATCCGGGCCTCAAAGCGGCGGCTGACAGCGTGCTCTCGAAAATCACGGCGGTGCTGCCGTCCGCCCTGCAGGATCAGATGGCCTCGCCCAGCTTCTTCGTCTCCGAGCATGGCGCCAGCGCGCCCGCCATCGCGGACATGGCCCTGATCCGCCGCGCCATCCGCAATCGCAACAAGCTGCAGATCGACTATCTCGACCGCGAGGGCGAGCCGACGACGCGCCGGATCTGGCCGATCGCGGTCGCCTATTTCGTCGAGGTCACGCTGGTCTGCGCCTGGTGCGAGCTGCGCCAGGACTACCGCCATTTCCGCGCCGACCGGATCCAGTCGCTCAAGGTCAGCGAGGAAACCTTCTCGACCGACGGCGGCCGGCTGCTGAAGGATTGGCCGGAATGGTTCCGGGTGACGAAGGGCTGA